From Penicillium digitatum chromosome 5, complete sequence, one genomic window encodes:
- a CDS encoding Protein phosphatase 2C, putative codes for MGQTLSEPVVEKTSSEGGDDCCVYGVSAMQGWRISMEDAHATILDLQAKYTGTNEKPTDPEHRLAFFGVYDGHGGDKVALFTGENLHKIVSRQEAFAKGDIEQAMKDGFLATDRAILEDPRYEEEVSGCTASTAIISQKKIWVANAGDSRSVLGVKGRAKPLSFDHKPQNEGEKARITAAGGFVDFGRVNGNLALSRAIGDFEFKKSPELSPEQQIVTAYPDVTVHELTEDDEFLVIACDGIWDCQSSQAVVEFVRRGIAAKQPLAQISENMMDNCLASNSETGGVGCDNMTMTVIGLLQGKTKEEWYNQIAERVANGDGPCAPPEYAEFRGPGIRNQFEDTPDEYDLEMERSRGFSVRSGRIILLGDGTEVTTDQNDEELFDQTEEDEDLTNQVQHESGTRNDRQATPGPQGKQENVGGTSAQISESPASTDAEKEKSSS; via the exons ATGGGTCAAACCCTATCGGAACCGGTGGTCGAAAAG ACATCGTCCGAGGGCGGGGATGACTGCTGTGTGTATGGTGTGTCGGCCATGCAGGGCTGGCGAATCAGCATGGAGGACGCCCACGCTACAATTCTTGACCTCCAGGCAAAGTATACCGGCACCAATGAAAAACCGACAGATCCGGAACACCGCCTTGCCTTCTTTGGTGTGTACGATGGCCATGGTGGAGACAAGGTGGCATTGTTCACCGGCGAGAACCTGCACAAGATCGTTTCCCGACAGGAGGCTTTCGCCAAGGGCGATATTGAACAGGCCATGAAGGATGGATTCCTCGCGACCGATAGGGCTATTTTGGAAG ACCCCCGTTACGAGGAGGAGGTGTCTGGCTGTACTGCTTCCACGGCCATCATCTcacagaagaagatctgGGTC GCCAACGCTGGAGATTCACGATCCGTCTTGGGTGTCAAGGGACGTGCCAAGCCCCTTTCATTCGACCACAAACCCCAGAACGAGG GCGAGAAGGCCCGCATCACCGCCGCTGGTGGCTTCGTCGACTTCGGTCGTGTCAATGGCAATCTTGCCCTGTCCCGTGCTATCGGTGACTTTGAATTCAAGAAGAGCCCTGAGCTCTCTCCCGAACAGCAGATCGTCACCGCATACCCCGATGTTACTGTGCACGAGCTGACGGAAGATGATGAGTTCCTGGTGATTGCCTGCGATG GTATCTGGGATTGCCAGTCTTCCCAGGCTGTGGTTGAGTTTGTCCGCAGAGGCATTGCTGCCAAGCAGCCCCTCGCCCAGATCTCCGAGAATATGATGGACAACTGCCTTGCTTCCAACAGTGAAACGGGAGGTGTTGGATGTGACAACATGACTATGACCGTCATTGGACTCCTACAAGGCAAAACTAAGGAGGAGTGGTACAACCAGATTGCAGAGCGGGTTGCGAACGGGGATGGACCTTGTGCTCCGCCCGAGTACG CCGAGTTCCGCGGCCCCGGGATCCGGAACCAGTTCGAGGATACTCCGGATGAATATGACCTGGAGATGGAGCGTTCCCGTGGTTTCAGTGTCCGTTCAGGCCGCATCATCCTCCTGGGTGATGGCACTGAGGTCACCACGGATCAGAATGACGAGGAGCTTTTTGACCAGActgaggaggacgaggaccTTACCAACCAGGTGCAGCACGAATCCGGCACTCGGAACGACCGCCAGGCCACTCCGGGCCCTCAGGGGAAACAGGAGAATGTTGGCGGAACTTCTGCGCAAATATCCGAATCCCCCGCCTCCACTGACGCCGAGAAAGAGAAGTCCTCATCGTAG
- a CDS encoding Cholinephosphate cytidylyltransferase yields the protein MSPANSPAGKRKRSASHLPTPVPKNVTADLQPSSRDASGEEGGDDSTGPANATSHSANGTRHPSKRARKAAAADAASHIEVNAVKPAINKEDPGEPSETTVASSDIEGGPRTRPGLHIDLPKDDEPVTEDQMALPVFGRLQDPVGYHTNPPPTGRPVRVYADGVFDLFHLGHMRQLEQAKKAFPDTYLIVGVTGDEETHLRKGLTVLSGAERAETIRHCKWVDEVIPCCPWIVTPEFLSEHEIDYVAHDDLPYEAAEGDDIYGPIKEQGKFLVTQRTEGVSTTGIITRVVRDYDQYISRQFKRGASRQELNVSWLKKNELEIKRHVAELRNNIRNNWTMTGQELGRELRQIWQNSRPNSPAPSARNSMDWGTRGPLTSPTGGNKSHLSRIGAEQNRADSPMGSRRNEDFATGYSLGLIGGVRAWMARSRQSLQEPPSGMHSPTDEELESEHNNGYEEEVRGRAGHAPTK from the exons ATGTCGCCAGCTAACTCCCCCGCTGGCAAGCGCAAGCGCAGCGCCTCCCATCTTCCCACGCCCGTCCCCAAGAACGTCACAGCTGACCTCCAGCCATCCTCGCGCGACGCGTCCGGCGAAGAAGGCGGTGACGACTCAACAGGGCCCGCCAATGCCACCTCACACAGTGCCAACGGTACCCGCCACCCTTCAAAACGTGCCCGTAAGGCTGCCGCCGCCGATGCCGCAAGCCATATCGAGGTGAACGCGGTCAAGCCGGCCATCAACAAGGAAGACCCCGGCGAGCCATCCGAGACAACTGTGGCCAGTAGTGATATTGAGGGGGGACCTCGGACACGCCCCGGTTTACATATCGATCTACCTAAAGATGATGAGCCTGTTACAGAGGATCAAATGGCGCTCCCGGTCTTTGGCCGCTTGCAGGATCCCGTTGGTTATCACACCAACCCTCCCCCAACGGGCCGCCCAGTACGTGTGTACGCGGACGGTGTCTTTGACTTATTCCATCTTGG CCATATGAGACAGCTAGAGCAGGCCAAGAAGGCTTTTCCCGATACCTATCTGATTGTTGGTGTTACTGGTGACGAGGAGACTCACCTTCGCAAGGGTCTGACAGTGCTCAGCGGCGCCGAGCGCGCGGAGACTATCCGCCACTGCAAGTGGGTCGACGAGGTTATTCCGTGCTGTCCGTGGATTGTGACACCGGAGTTCCTGTCTGAGCACGAGATAGACTACGTTGCTCACGACGATCTGCCCTACGAGGCCGCTGAGGGTGATGACATCTACGGTCCTATCAAGGAGCAGGGCAAGTTCCTGGTAACGCAGCGCACCGAAGGTGTCAGCACCACTGGTATCATCACACG GGTTGTCCGCGACTACGATCAATATATATCCCGTCAATTCAAGCGTGGCGCCTCCCGCCAAGAACTAAACGTATCCTGGCTGAAGAAGAATGAGCTTGAGATCAAGCGTCATGTCGCCGAGCTTCGGAACAACATCCGCAACAACTGGACCATGACCGGCCAAGAGCTCGGCCGTGAGTTGCGCCAGATCTGGCAGAACAGCCGCCCTAACAGCCCCGCGCCCAGTGCCCGCAACAGCATGGACTGGGGAACGCGCGGGCCTCTCACCAGCCCGACAGGTGGCAACAAGTCGCACCTATCGCGTATAGGTGCGGAACAGAACCGTGCAGATAGTCCCATGGGCTCGCGCCGCAATGAGGATTTTGCTACTGGTTACAGTCTTGGATTGATCGGAGGTGTGCGTGCCTGG ATGGCCCGCAGTCGCCAATCACTCCAGGAACCCCCCAGCGGCATGCACAGTCCGACCGACGAAGAACTCGAGTCTGAACACAACAACGGCTACGAGGAGGAGGTGCGTGGCCGTGCTGGTCACGCCCCTACGAAGTAG